The Rana temporaria chromosome 4, aRanTem1.1, whole genome shotgun sequence genome contains a region encoding:
- the LOC120935920 gene encoding E3 ubiquitin-protein ligase TRIM41-like, whose translation MASSDLREELDCSICLNMYTDPVMLKCGHNFCQDCIDRVFNSQEGSGDYFCPQCRKEFQERPSPHRNITLRNITERFLSSPPPDPEKSGIFCTYCIHSSVPAVKSCLLCEASLCDDHLRVHSKSPEHVICVPTSTPENRKCPVHKKILELYCTEDSTCICISCSLTGEHRGHQVETLQEASIKKKKKLINNLQKLITKRGKKEDRVRRLQKYLGKVQGKVNGETERVTGLFRELRKRLEDLEEKVLSEISRQAERIVPPINDLIQQLELKMEDLSRKIRHFEELCAMMDPLTVLQEPDSGDLGDTEDGDDEDKEKHHKLCREGGALDGISHVLHSGFPDVISGVIEGIFIPKAVNMLLDKDTAHNFVFISDDKKSASKSTKNQNRPDTQERFVDFYQVLGNQSFSSGRHYWEVDVRHCNNWIIGMCYGCIYRDKNDSIIGRNDVSWGLDRKGEKYIASHDDNGTEISVDVPVKRVQVYLDYEAGQISFYMCDPLCHLHTFTTTFTEPLYAVLGVCTSRITLV comes from the coding sequence ATGGCGTCCTCAGACCTGAGAGAGGAGCTGGATTGTTCCATCTGCCTGAACATGTATACGGATCCCGTCATGTTGAAATGCGGACACAACTTCTGCCAGGACTGCATTGACCGCGTGTTTAATTCCCAAGAGGGGTCCGGAGATTATTTCTGCCCTCAGTGCCGGAAAGAGTTCCAGGAGAGACCTTCACCGCACAGAAATATCACTCTGCGGAACATCACAGAGCGTTTCCTGTCTTCTCCACCACCAGATCCAGAGAAGTCCGGGATCTTCTGCACTTACTGTATTCACTCCTCTGTACCCGCTGTGAAGTCCTGTCTACTTTGTGAGGCTTCTCTATGTGATGACCATCTGAGAGTCCACAGCAAGTCACCAGAACACGTCATATGTGTCCCCACCAGCACCCCGGAGAACAGGAAGTGCCCCGTCCATAAGAAGATCCTGGAGTTATACTGCACCGAGGACTCTACTTGTATTTGTATCTCCTGCAGTTTAACTGGAGAACATCGAGGACACCAGGTGGAGACCCTACAAGAGGCCTctataaagaagaagaagaaactgATCAATAATCTTCAGAAACTGATTACTAAGAGAGGGAAGAAAGAAGACAGAGTCCGGAGGCTCCAGAAATATCTGGGAAAAGTACAAGGAAAAGTGAATGGAGAAACAGAGAGAGTCACTGGCCTGTTCAGAGAGCTCAGGAAACGTCTGGAAGACCTGGAGGAGAAAGTCCTGAGTGAGATCTCCAGGCAGGCAGAGCGGATCGTACCCCCAATCAATGATCTGATTCAGCAGTTGGAATTAAAGATGGAGGATCTGTCCCGGAAAATACGTCACTTTGAGGAGCTGTGCGCCATGATGGATCCATTGACCGTCCTTCAGGAACCAGACTCAGGTGACTTGGGTGATACCGAGGATGGAGATGACGAGGACAAAGAGAAACATCACAAACTCTGCCGTGAGGGAGGGGCTCTGGATGGGATCTCGCATGTACTCCACTCTGGTTTCCCGGATGTAATAAGTGGCGTAATTGAGGGGATCTTTATACCGAAAGCTGTAAACATGTTATTGGATAAGGACACGGCTCATAATTTTGTATTTATCTCCGATGATAAGAAGTCCGCATCCAAGTCGACAAAAAATCAGAATCGGCCAGATACACAGGAGAGATTTGTGGATTTTTATCAAGTTTTAGGCAACCAGAGCTTCTCCTCGGGGAGACATTATTGGGAGGTGGATGTCCGTCATTGCAATAACTGGATCATCGGGATGTGTTATGGCTGTATCTACAGGGACAAGAATGACTCCATTATTGGAAGGAATGACGTGTCCTGGGGTTTGGACAGGAAGGGTGAAAAGTATATAGCATCGCATGACGATAATGGGACCGAAATTTCTGTTGATGTTCCAGTGAAAAGAGTCCAGGTATAcctggattatgaggccgggcagATCTCCTTCTATATGTGTGACCCCCTCTGccacctccacaccttcaccaccaccttcaccgAGCCCCTCTATGCTGTGTTGGGTGTTTGCACTTCACGTATAACATTGGTTTGA